From the genome of Actinomycetota bacterium, one region includes:
- a CDS encoding PEP-utilizing enzyme: MPDLLTLDDPRACEIAVSGAKAAGLAEAVARGLPVVPGVVVPADALAPAVAEGRNALSRSPAAARLAVAGARIDASVLEALHAACVGFRHGAIVRSSSPLERDPRWSGAFATYHEVGPDDLRTALLGCAASLFSRDVVARADEMGMSPTDLSVAGLIQPWLPFDGGGTASVASDGVVTVHGARGDPAMLVSGRAQGGSATVAVDGRVEGHLVAEGFAPVVVLGVAELARRVVDRLGASVIEWGIADAEIRLLQVRNPVAAPAPPFHLEEPARPSTTMERRLARLALRFPGPIGELTVLPWAVTFDEPLDPAPTVVTDPTAAYERILADAAELRAHVWGTDPQTAGASWSEAARTLLSGDADGSDPDTFGRLRRPDRAVAARLLGSIRGLGEALVGRGALSHPETIWRLTPHDLELAARDASDRATISHGPDRWEPFIASVVFAGGEVSVGLPVAPGVGAGVAHPLVAGAGRPGPRAVLIAQRPLPQIAPLLWGCAGLVTIEGNEGAHLFEVARSLGVPAVTSLRLGVSGAPAPDTPVAVDGDRGTVALLEADPVTERLMTVEARA; the protein is encoded by the coding sequence GTGCCGGACCTGCTCACCCTCGACGATCCGCGGGCGTGCGAGATCGCGGTCTCCGGAGCCAAGGCTGCCGGTCTCGCGGAGGCCGTGGCTCGCGGCCTGCCGGTGGTGCCGGGTGTCGTCGTCCCGGCCGACGCGCTGGCGCCCGCGGTCGCCGAGGGGAGGAACGCGCTGAGCCGGAGCCCCGCCGCCGCGCGGCTCGCGGTCGCCGGGGCTCGTATCGACGCCTCTGTGCTCGAGGCGCTGCATGCCGCGTGCGTGGGCTTCCGGCACGGCGCGATCGTGCGATCGTCGAGTCCGCTCGAGCGGGATCCGCGGTGGTCGGGAGCCTTCGCGACCTATCACGAAGTCGGGCCCGACGACCTCCGAACAGCGCTGTTGGGATGCGCGGCGTCGCTGTTCTCCCGCGACGTCGTCGCCCGTGCCGACGAGATGGGGATGTCGCCGACCGATCTCTCGGTCGCGGGCCTGATCCAGCCCTGGCTGCCGTTCGACGGTGGTGGCACCGCGTCAGTGGCGAGCGACGGCGTGGTGACCGTCCACGGCGCGCGCGGTGACCCTGCGATGCTCGTGTCCGGCCGCGCGCAGGGGGGAAGTGCGACGGTGGCCGTCGACGGCCGGGTCGAGGGACACCTCGTGGCTGAGGGCTTCGCGCCGGTCGTGGTGTTGGGGGTCGCGGAGCTGGCGCGGCGGGTCGTCGACCGCCTCGGCGCCAGCGTGATCGAGTGGGGGATCGCGGACGCCGAGATCCGTCTGTTGCAGGTCAGGAACCCGGTGGCGGCACCGGCCCCCCCCTTCCATCTCGAGGAGCCCGCCCGGCCTTCGACCACGATGGAGCGACGGCTCGCGCGGCTCGCCCTGCGGTTCCCCGGGCCGATCGGGGAGCTGACCGTGCTGCCGTGGGCGGTGACCTTCGACGAGCCGCTCGATCCGGCGCCGACCGTCGTCACCGATCCGACCGCTGCGTACGAGCGGATCCTCGCTGATGCCGCCGAGCTCCGTGCGCACGTCTGGGGGACCGACCCCCAGACTGCGGGCGCATCGTGGTCCGAGGCGGCTCGCACCCTTCTGTCGGGTGACGCCGACGGGTCGGATCCGGACACCTTCGGTCGGCTCCGCCGGCCTGATCGTGCCGTGGCGGCCCGGCTCCTCGGTTCGATCCGAGGGCTCGGGGAGGCGCTGGTGGGCAGGGGCGCGCTCTCCCACCCGGAGACGATCTGGCGCCTGACGCCTCACGATCTCGAGTTGGCGGCGCGCGATGCGAGTGACCGGGCGACGATCTCCCACGGACCTGATCGATGGGAGCCGTTCATCGCCTCGGTGGTGTTCGCAGGCGGCGAGGTGTCCGTGGGTCTCCCCGTCGCCCCCGGTGTCGGGGCGGGCGTGGCACACCCCCTGGTCGCCGGAGCCGGCCGCCCCGGCCCGCGGGCGGTCCTGATCGCCCAACGCCCGCTGCCGCAGATCGCGCCCCTGCTCTGGGGGTGTGCGGGGCTCGTCACGATCGAGGGGAACGAGGGGGCTCACCTGTTCGAGGTGGCCCGATCCCTCGGGGTGCCCGCGGTGACGAGCCTGCGCCTGGGCGTGTCCGGTGCGCCCGCGCCGGACACGCCCGTGGCGGTCGACGGTGACCGCGGCACCGTCGCCCTCCTCGAGGCCGACCCGGTGACGGAGCGGCTGATGACGGTGGAGGCGAGAGCGTGA
- a CDS encoding cyclase family protein, which translates to MIVDLSVTVDATTLGPPAAGSPPVVLETVTRGPGHWQSSRLAALLHTGSHVDTPLHVVESGRAIEALRLDEVCGPAVVIDVHDAGEREAIGADRLRAAGNPPAEGDIVVVRTGWTDRWWGRFPGYYTRSPFLTEEAARWLASIRPKAVVVDFFEEECAVTPDFTSEDFVVHRALLGNDIPIVEQATNLGAVGDRFELRAPFVRLAGVEAAPCRIYAEMPDARGPR; encoded by the coding sequence ATGATCGTGGACCTGAGCGTGACGGTGGATGCCACGACCCTGGGGCCACCGGCTGCCGGCAGCCCTCCGGTCGTGCTCGAGACGGTCACGAGGGGGCCGGGACACTGGCAGTCGAGCCGCCTCGCCGCCCTCCTGCACACCGGTTCGCACGTCGATACCCCGCTGCACGTGGTCGAGTCGGGCCGAGCGATCGAGGCCCTCAGGCTCGACGAGGTGTGCGGACCCGCCGTCGTGATCGACGTGCACGACGCCGGCGAGCGGGAGGCGATCGGTGCCGACCGCCTCCGGGCCGCCGGCAACCCGCCCGCCGAAGGCGACATCGTGGTGGTCCGCACGGGTTGGACGGACCGTTGGTGGGGCCGCTTCCCCGGCTACTACACCCGATCACCGTTCCTCACTGAGGAGGCTGCGCGCTGGCTCGCTTCCATTCGCCCCAAGGCGGTCGTGGTCGACTTCTTCGAAGAGGAGTGCGCCGTCACGCCCGACTTCACCTCGGAGGACTTCGTCGTGCATCGAGCCCTGCTCGGCAACGACATCCCGATCGTGGAGCAGGCCACCAACCTCGGCGCGGTCGGCGACCGATTCGAGCTGCGGGCCCCGTTCGTGCGCCTGGCCGGCGTGGAAGCCGCGCCTTGCCGGATCTACGCCGAGATGCCCGATGCCCGGGGTCCGCGGTAG
- a CDS encoding Xaa-Pro peptidase family protein: MKEAFGYANIEWKRGIDWDAVRAYRLDRARDAMARHGLGAMLLMYDENIRYVTSTLTPGWNKLKPGLRYAVLVEGKEPILYEQGDIGIHIKAHSPWIPQENVRHSFAWIKGAAGPAAQMQVDKFTDALVGDLEDAGVRDKPLGVDFIDITMMKTFERAGITWTDGMTPMMEARAVKSPDEQNCSRIVGSICDALHYEMTQFIRPGLTENQVAAHGFEYLYSFPGVEDVEDVIVSSGPNAWPNWRNFSDRIIRPGELVIIDVAALTWNGFKSCVYRTYCVGGKPTDEMKSYYDTALTWLRDSIDAVKPGVTTRDIASKWPSAMDTWGYEDEDEAAANLWGHGLGLAQYDQPVISRIWSLDHPIEIKPGMVFALETQHGKVHDFGVRLEEMLVVTDTGHELITSFPIDEITVVD, from the coding sequence ATGAAGGAAGCGTTCGGCTACGCCAACATCGAGTGGAAGCGGGGCATCGACTGGGACGCCGTGCGCGCGTACCGGCTCGATCGGGCACGCGACGCGATGGCCCGCCACGGCCTCGGCGCGATGCTGCTGATGTACGACGAGAACATCCGGTACGTCACCTCCACCCTCACCCCGGGGTGGAACAAGCTGAAGCCGGGGCTGCGCTACGCGGTGCTCGTGGAGGGCAAGGAGCCGATCCTGTACGAGCAGGGAGACATCGGCATCCACATCAAGGCACACTCCCCGTGGATCCCCCAGGAGAACGTGCGGCACTCATTCGCATGGATCAAGGGTGCCGCGGGACCGGCCGCACAGATGCAGGTCGACAAGTTCACCGACGCGCTGGTCGGCGACCTCGAGGACGCCGGCGTCAGGGACAAGCCGCTCGGCGTGGACTTCATCGACATCACGATGATGAAGACGTTCGAGCGTGCCGGCATCACCTGGACCGACGGCATGACCCCGATGATGGAGGCCCGTGCCGTCAAGAGCCCCGACGAGCAGAACTGCTCGCGCATCGTGGGGTCGATCTGCGACGCGCTGCACTACGAGATGACCCAGTTCATCCGCCCCGGACTCACCGAGAACCAGGTGGCGGCCCACGGGTTCGAGTACCTCTACTCGTTCCCCGGCGTGGAAGACGTCGAGGACGTGATCGTCTCCTCGGGCCCCAACGCCTGGCCGAATTGGCGGAACTTCTCCGACCGCATCATCCGCCCGGGCGAGCTCGTGATCATCGACGTCGCGGCGTTGACCTGGAACGGGTTCAAGTCGTGCGTCTATCGCACGTACTGCGTCGGCGGGAAGCCGACCGACGAGATGAAGAGCTACTACGACACCGCGCTGACGTGGTTGCGCGACTCGATCGACGCGGTGAAGCCCGGCGTCACCACGCGTGACATCGCCTCGAAGTGGCCGAGCGCGATGGACACCTGGGGCTACGAGGACGAGGACGAGGCCGCCGCGAACCTGTGGGGCCACGGGCTCGGGCTCGCGCAGTACGACCAGCCTGTGATCTCGCGCATCTGGTCGCTCGACCACCCCATCGAGATCAAGCCGGGCATGGTGTTCGCGCTCGAGACCCAGCACGGAAAGGTCCACGATTTCGGCGTGCGCCTCGAGGAGATGCTCGTCGTCACCGACACCGGGCACGAGCTGATCACCTCGTTCCCGATCGACGAGATCACGGTCGTGGACTGA
- a CDS encoding GH25 family lysozyme, translated as MPTTPSPTRRSFLAYAVLTASAVAVAASIADASEPGVARVSRPGGFAGSSGEAGPQGAEQVRLDVGPTLPGIDVSHWQGTIDWQRVAEKGKRFAFLKATDGHDILDPTFFANRAGARANGLLVGAYHFARPDPSKGDAVEEARWFVSQADPRPGYLLPVLDLETSRGLDQQDVTLWARRWTAEVRRLTGVTPLVYTSPHGWERRTGDTRALARDGSPLWIAHWGVESPLLPAGEWDGNGWHVWQYTSHGQVAGIAGRVDLDVVRGNSLGPITIRRLSLEVEGDAGTIVSAPAGLGCSSTCEKSVDPDTTVTLTARPDDGAYFTGWGGACSGTDETCTITMRGNRSVHATFVTDITAPVADVEVADGFRGPVVVAFDEPVRHVDAANVLLQRAGDDRVTVTRRCRSADGATVGCDGLLRSVMLTPSSPLVPGRDYEVLVDPPGADPVVDRVGNAAAALVHPFEAARSVEQGHAPVALSPARAWRRTSTSAASGGAFALSERAGSTVRIRFDGAGIDWVTVTGPNRGRARLWVDGEALRIVDLFAATRAFGVVERVDGLTDGAHTLTIEVLGRRAPSSSGTWVAVDRFDVLGP; from the coding sequence ATGCCGACCACACCGTCCCCGACACGTCGCTCGTTCCTGGCCTACGCCGTCCTCACGGCGAGCGCCGTGGCGGTCGCCGCATCGATCGCCGACGCGTCGGAGCCCGGGGTTGCTCGTGTGAGCCGGCCCGGGGGCTTCGCGGGGTCGTCCGGCGAGGCGGGTCCGCAGGGTGCCGAGCAGGTGCGCCTCGACGTGGGGCCCACGCTCCCCGGCATCGACGTGAGCCACTGGCAAGGCACGATCGACTGGCAACGGGTGGCCGAGAAGGGCAAGCGGTTCGCCTTCCTCAAGGCGACCGACGGGCACGACATCCTCGACCCCACGTTCTTCGCGAACCGTGCGGGCGCCCGGGCCAACGGGCTGCTCGTGGGGGCGTACCACTTCGCCCGGCCCGACCCGTCGAAGGGCGATGCCGTCGAGGAGGCACGGTGGTTCGTGAGCCAGGCCGACCCTCGGCCCGGCTACCTGCTCCCCGTGCTCGACCTCGAGACGAGCCGCGGCCTCGACCAGCAGGACGTCACGCTGTGGGCGCGCCGCTGGACGGCCGAGGTGCGCCGCCTCACCGGTGTCACACCCCTCGTGTACACGAGCCCGCACGGCTGGGAGCGCCGCACCGGCGACACGCGCGCGCTGGCCCGCGACGGATCGCCGCTCTGGATCGCGCACTGGGGTGTCGAGTCACCGCTGCTGCCCGCCGGGGAGTGGGACGGGAACGGCTGGCACGTGTGGCAGTACACGAGCCACGGACAGGTCGCCGGCATCGCCGGCAGGGTCGACCTCGACGTCGTGCGGGGGAACTCGCTCGGCCCGATCACGATCCGGCGGCTCTCCCTCGAGGTGGAGGGCGACGCCGGCACGATCGTCAGCGCGCCCGCCGGCCTCGGATGTAGCTCCACCTGCGAGAAGAGCGTCGACCCGGATACCACGGTCACGCTCACCGCTCGGCCTGACGACGGCGCCTACTTCACGGGGTGGGGCGGCGCCTGCTCGGGGACCGACGAGACCTGCACGATCACGATGCGCGGCAACCGGTCGGTGCATGCCACCTTCGTCACCGACATCACCGCGCCCGTCGCCGATGTCGAGGTGGCCGACGGGTTCCGCGGGCCGGTCGTCGTGGCGTTCGACGAACCGGTCCGCCACGTGGACGCGGCGAACGTGCTCCTCCAGAGGGCCGGCGACGACCGGGTGACGGTGACGCGTCGGTGCCGCTCGGCCGACGGCGCGACGGTCGGGTGCGACGGCCTGCTGCGTTCCGTGATGCTCACGCCGTCCTCGCCGCTCGTGCCGGGCCGCGACTACGAGGTGCTCGTCGACCCGCCCGGCGCCGACCCGGTCGTCGACCGCGTCGGCAACGCCGCCGCTGCGCTCGTCCACCCCTTCGAGGCCGCGCGGTCGGTCGAGCAGGGGCACGCCCCCGTGGCGCTCTCCCCCGCCCGCGCCTGGCGACGCACCTCGACGAGCGCGGCGTCGGGCGGCGCGTTCGCGCTGAGCGAGCGAGCGGGGTCGACGGTGCGGATCCGGTTCGACGGCGCCGGCATCGACTGGGTCACCGTGACCGGCCCGAACCGCGGTCGCGCCCGTCTGTGGGTCGACGGTGAGGCCCTGCGGATCGTCGACCTGTTCGCGGCCACGCGCGCGTTCGGCGTCGTGGAACGCGTCGACGGCCTCACGGACGGCGCACACACGCTGACGATCGAGGTGCTCGGCCGCCGGGCGCCGTCGTCGAGCGGAACCTGGGTGGCGGTCGATCGCTTCGACGTGCTCGGCCCCTAG
- a CDS encoding amidohydrolase family protein → MGIEPDLAIVGGVIVTADGTRRGDVLVSDGRIARIVRRGASPAGRRTVDAAGLLVMPGMVDTHVHLMDPGATEREDFPTGTAAAAARGVTTIVEHTHAHPVRTADELSDKLASVRGRSHVDFGLAAHVWPDRLHALEPAWAAGVTFFKVFTCTTHGVPGIEGPTLRSVFDRVASFDGVCLVHCEDERSTAEAEAALRAEGREDPALLVEWRSPEAELRAVRAVTEAAGAAGARITIAHVSSPEVARLVEAARARGALIAAEACPQYLLLDEDEVERHGPFRKFTPPARNRSSDDRAAMWRLLSDGVLTHVASDHAPSTVAQKSEGGIWGAPFGLPGLDTTMRLMLDAVAKGRLRWHDLVRRYSLEPARRYGLSERKGHLDPGADADIVLVDPEAWVTISNDDVISKAGWTPFAGLRTQGDVVSVFLRGEEIAANGVPFGSRPGRFLPGPGARTNASAIGRGEGAER, encoded by the coding sequence ATGGGCATCGAACCGGATCTCGCGATCGTGGGGGGCGTGATCGTGACGGCCGACGGCACTCGGCGCGGCGATGTGCTCGTCAGCGACGGTCGCATCGCCCGGATCGTCCGTCGCGGGGCCTCACCTGCTGGCCGACGGACCGTCGACGCCGCCGGCCTGCTCGTCATGCCGGGCATGGTCGACACCCACGTCCACCTGATGGATCCGGGAGCGACGGAACGAGAGGACTTCCCGACGGGAACGGCGGCCGCGGCGGCGCGCGGGGTCACCACGATCGTGGAGCACACCCATGCACATCCCGTCCGGACCGCCGACGAACTCTCGGACAAGCTCGCATCGGTGCGTGGCCGCTCACACGTGGACTTCGGCCTCGCCGCACACGTCTGGCCCGATCGGTTGCACGCACTGGAACCGGCATGGGCCGCGGGCGTGACGTTCTTCAAGGTCTTCACCTGCACGACCCATGGCGTCCCGGGTATCGAAGGGCCCACGCTTCGATCGGTGTTCGATCGGGTCGCGAGCTTCGACGGCGTCTGTCTCGTGCACTGCGAGGACGAGCGATCGACCGCCGAGGCGGAAGCCGCGCTCCGGGCCGAGGGACGCGAGGACCCGGCTCTGCTCGTCGAGTGGAGGTCGCCCGAGGCAGAGCTTCGAGCGGTCCGGGCGGTCACCGAGGCGGCCGGAGCGGCGGGTGCGCGGATCACGATCGCACACGTGAGCTCGCCCGAGGTCGCCCGGCTCGTCGAGGCAGCGCGGGCACGAGGGGCGCTCATCGCTGCCGAGGCATGTCCCCAGTACCTCCTGCTGGATGAGGACGAAGTGGAGCGGCACGGTCCGTTCCGGAAGTTCACACCGCCGGCACGGAACCGCTCGTCGGACGATCGGGCGGCGATGTGGCGACTGCTGTCCGACGGGGTCTTGACGCACGTGGCCTCCGACCACGCGCCGTCGACGGTTGCCCAGAAGTCCGAGGGAGGCATCTGGGGGGCTCCGTTCGGGCTCCCGGGCCTTGACACGACGATGCGGCTGATGCTCGACGCGGTCGCGAAGGGACGTCTGCGCTGGCACGATCTCGTGCGCCGGTACTCCCTGGAACCGGCACGCCGTTACGGCCTCTCGGAGCGCAAGGGTCACCTGGACCCTGGAGCCGACGCCGACATCGTGCTCGTCGATCCGGAGGCGTGGGTGACCATCAGCAACGACGACGTGATCTCGAAGGCGGGCTGGACCCCGTTCGCCGGGCTGCGCACCCAGGGCGACGTCGTCTCGGTGTTCCTGCGAGGTGAGGAGATCGCCGCGAACGGCGTGCCCTTCGGGTCCCGACCGGGGAGGTTCCTGCCGGGGCCCGGGGCGAGGACGAACGCATCGGCGATCGGTCGAGGGGAAGGAGCGGAGCGATGA
- a CDS encoding amidohydrolase family protein, protein MNERGSGGETADRRRRPEGTVTIDIHCHVGSTDADQMARPSFSPEKDPFVHFAGPASAAYNERHFAEIVPKLTVVQERLADMDRMGIDIQAISVAPPQYYYWAEPDLGQKLARMQNDNIASVVAEHPDRFVGLGTVPLQDVGASLDELERIADDLRFPGIEICTNVNGDDFDDPRFLPFFERCRDLDLMLVVHPNGFTQGERLAAYYLINTIGMPLDSTVFLARLIFGGVLERVPDLKMCIVHGGGYLPSYPSRYDHAWRARADVREFIPDHPPSTYLKRLYFDTMLYDAYELAALIERYGADHVLLGTDYPYDMGEDDPVELICSIEGLSDAELSQILGGNAARLLNLGS, encoded by the coding sequence GTGAACGAGCGCGGCAGCGGTGGAGAGACGGCCGACCGGCGGCGTCGTCCCGAGGGCACGGTGACGATCGACATCCATTGCCATGTCGGGTCGACCGACGCCGACCAGATGGCCCGGCCGTCCTTCTCGCCGGAGAAGGATCCGTTCGTGCACTTCGCGGGTCCGGCGAGCGCCGCGTACAACGAGCGGCACTTCGCGGAGATCGTGCCGAAGCTCACCGTGGTCCAGGAGCGGCTCGCCGACATGGATCGCATGGGCATCGACATCCAGGCGATCTCCGTGGCGCCACCCCAGTACTACTACTGGGCCGAGCCCGATCTCGGCCAGAAGCTCGCCCGGATGCAGAACGACAACATCGCGAGCGTGGTCGCCGAGCATCCCGACCGGTTCGTGGGGCTCGGCACGGTGCCCCTTCAAGACGTCGGCGCTTCGTTGGATGAGCTCGAACGCATCGCGGACGATCTCCGGTTCCCCGGCATCGAGATCTGCACGAACGTGAACGGCGACGACTTCGACGATCCGCGGTTCCTGCCGTTCTTCGAGCGCTGCCGTGACCTCGACCTGATGCTCGTCGTGCACCCGAACGGGTTCACCCAGGGTGAGCGTCTGGCTGCCTACTACCTGATCAACACGATCGGTATGCCGCTCGACTCGACCGTCTTCCTGGCTCGGCTGATCTTCGGCGGGGTCCTGGAGCGGGTCCCCGATCTCAAGATGTGCATCGTGCACGGCGGTGGGTACCTGCCGTCCTACCCCTCCCGTTACGACCACGCGTGGCGTGCGCGCGCCGACGTCCGCGAGTTCATCCCCGATCACCCGCCGAGCACCTACCTCAAGCGGCTGTACTTCGACACCATGCTGTACGACGCGTACGAGTTGGCGGCGCTGATCGAGCGGTACGGCGCCGACCACGTGCTGCTGGGTACCGACTACCCCTACGACATGGGCGAGGACGACCCCGTCGAGCTGATCTGTTCGATCGAGGGCCTCAGCGACGCCGAGCTGTCGCAGATCCTTGGCGGGAACGCCGCGCGCCTGCTGAACCTCGGGAGCTGA
- a CDS encoding C-terminal binding protein, protein MALVVVTDHVFPHLDQERAMLAAAGHELRFDGNASTPDEVADVVRGAAGILNCYTPIPSDLTRSLEGCRIIARYGIGLDTIDVAAATEAGIVVTNVPDYCIDEVSDHALALIMGLTRGIVRLDRRVHMGSWSPMDASPLHRLRGRTLGLVGFGRIARALAAKASAVGFRVLAFDPFLPDEAIADAGAEPRDLATLLAGADVVSLHAPLTPDTHHMIGTAELGSMRPGAVIVNTSRGGLVDLDAVREALSGGTLGGVALDVMEQEPPDPDDPLLTHPGVIITPHAAFYSEESMAELQRKATEQVIDALAGKVPPYAANARELGLTSA, encoded by the coding sequence ATGGCGCTCGTGGTGGTCACCGACCACGTCTTCCCCCACCTCGACCAGGAGCGAGCGATGCTGGCCGCGGCGGGCCACGAGCTCCGCTTCGACGGCAACGCGTCCACACCGGACGAGGTCGCCGATGTCGTCCGCGGCGCCGCCGGGATCCTCAACTGCTACACCCCGATCCCCTCGGACCTCACGAGGTCGCTCGAGGGATGTCGGATCATCGCCCGCTACGGCATCGGCCTCGACACGATCGACGTCGCCGCCGCGACCGAGGCGGGGATCGTCGTGACCAACGTGCCCGACTACTGCATCGACGAGGTCTCCGACCACGCGCTCGCGCTGATCATGGGGCTCACCAGGGGCATCGTGCGGCTCGATCGCCGGGTGCACATGGGCTCGTGGAGTCCGATGGACGCGTCGCCGCTGCATCGCCTGCGCGGCCGCACCCTCGGGCTCGTCGGCTTCGGCAGGATCGCACGCGCCCTCGCCGCGAAGGCGTCGGCGGTCGGCTTCCGGGTGCTGGCGTTCGACCCGTTCCTGCCCGACGAGGCCATCGCCGATGCGGGTGCCGAGCCACGGGACCTCGCCACCCTGCTGGCGGGCGCCGACGTCGTGTCGTTGCACGCGCCGCTCACCCCCGACACCCATCACATGATCGGCACTGCCGAGCTTGGGTCGATGCGCCCGGGCGCGGTCATCGTGAACACGTCGCGCGGCGGGCTCGTCGACCTCGACGCGGTCCGCGAGGCGCTGTCTGGGGGCACGCTCGGCGGCGTGGCGCTCGACGTGATGGAGCAGGAACCGCCGGACCCCGACGACCCGTTACTCACGCACCCCGGCGTGATCATCACGCCGCACGCGGCCTTCTACAGCGAGGAATCGATGGCGGAGCTGCAGCGCAAGGCCACCGAGCAAGTGATCGACGCCTTGGCGGGCAAGGTGCCTCCCTACGCCGCGAACGCCCGCGAGCTCGGGCTCACCAGCGCCTGA
- a CDS encoding ATP-binding cassette domain-containing protein translates to MPGPTSLIELRDVVVRIDGTTVLGPVSLSILPGKRWALLGPNGGGKTTLLTIIGARRQPSSGTARVLGLTFGRGDVRSLHADIGHTSHALSEMFPPHLRVIDVVLTGKRAALSPWFQEYDDADVARAGARLDDVGCGPLADRIFETCSQGERQRVLLARAMFGEPKLLVLDEPAAGLDLPAREALIEAIERSVARDGELAVVIATHHLEEIPPSTTHAALLRGGRLTAAGPIDAVLTPAHLRRCFGLDVDVARRGGRWQAIVSAASVGSA, encoded by the coding sequence ATGCCCGGACCGACCTCACTCATCGAGCTCCGCGACGTCGTCGTGAGGATCGACGGCACGACCGTGCTGGGGCCTGTGTCGCTCTCGATCCTGCCCGGCAAGCGGTGGGCTCTGCTCGGGCCCAACGGCGGAGGTAAGACGACGCTCCTCACGATCATCGGTGCGAGGCGGCAGCCGTCGTCGGGCACCGCGCGGGTGCTCGGCCTCACCTTCGGACGCGGCGACGTCCGCAGCCTGCACGCCGACATCGGCCATACGAGTCACGCGCTCTCGGAGATGTTCCCTCCACACCTGCGAGTGATCGACGTGGTGCTCACCGGGAAGCGTGCGGCGCTGTCTCCGTGGTTCCAGGAGTACGACGATGCCGACGTGGCACGCGCCGGTGCCCGCCTCGACGACGTGGGCTGTGGCCCTCTCGCCGACCGGATCTTCGAGACGTGCAGCCAGGGCGAGCGACAGCGCGTGCTGCTGGCGCGCGCGATGTTCGGCGAGCCGAAACTGCTCGTCCTCGACGAACCGGCGGCCGGCCTCGACCTGCCGGCCCGCGAGGCGCTGATCGAGGCGATCGAGCGATCGGTCGCGCGCGACGGCGAGCTCGCGGTGGTGATCGCGACGCACCACCTCGAGGAGATCCCGCCCTCGACGACGCATGCGGCCCTGCTCCGCGGCGGCCGGCTGACCGCGGCGGGCCCGATCGACGCGGTGCTCACGCCGGCGCACCTGCGCCGCTGCTTCGGTCTCGATGTCGACGTGGCCCGTCGCGGGGGCAGATGGCAGGCGATCGTCTCTGCCGCCTCGGTCGGTTCGGCGTGA
- a CDS encoding pyruvate carboxyltransferase produces MTSEPWHTDRWFTSPWNFLPEVTEGFDLPSQVQVHDVTLRDGEQQAGVVFTADEKLRIAEALAEAGVHRIEAGLPAVSPADDEAVRLMVKAGLPSEIYAFSRCMVDDVKRAADCGVTGVVMEIPSSHHLIEQAYRWPVERAIDASVEATSLAHELGLKVSFFPIDATRAGLAEYLDLLEKVATDGHVDAVGLVDTFGVLSPHGVQLFVRRTRERLGVPLETHFHMDFGLGVANTLIAIAEGVEVIQTTVTGIGERAGNTPMEETVLALLTMYGLDTGIRTERFFDLSKMVMEIAGVSQPSNRPVVGERLYNVESGIITTWVRNVGDELTESFPYRPELVGQPAPVLVLGKGSGIDSVAAALERLGLSATDEQALAILDEVKACSLQTKGLVDDEAFTAIVERVTA; encoded by the coding sequence ATGACGTCGGAACCATGGCACACCGATCGTTGGTTCACGAGCCCGTGGAACTTCTTGCCGGAGGTGACCGAGGGGTTCGACCTGCCGTCGCAGGTGCAGGTGCACGACGTCACCCTGCGTGACGGTGAGCAGCAGGCCGGGGTCGTCTTCACGGCCGACGAGAAGCTCCGCATCGCCGAGGCGCTCGCGGAGGCCGGGGTCCACCGGATCGAGGCCGGCCTGCCCGCGGTGTCACCCGCCGACGACGAGGCCGTCCGGCTCATGGTCAAGGCGGGGCTGCCCTCGGAGATCTACGCGTTCAGCCGGTGCATGGTCGACGACGTCAAGCGCGCGGCCGACTGCGGCGTCACCGGAGTGGTGATGGAGATCCCCTCGTCGCACCACCTGATCGAGCAGGCGTACCGCTGGCCGGTCGAGCGCGCGATCGACGCCTCGGTCGAGGCGACCTCGCTCGCCCACGAGCTCGGCCTCAAGGTTTCGTTCTTCCCGATCGACGCCACCCGGGCCGGACTCGCGGAGTACCTCGACCTGCTGGAGAAGGTCGCGACCGACGGGCACGTCGACGCCGTCGGCCTCGTCGACACGTTCGGCGTGCTCTCGCCCCACGGCGTGCAGCTGTTCGTCCGGCGCACCCGGGAGCGCCTGGGCGTGCCGCTGGAGACCCATTTCCACATGGACTTCGGCCTCGGGGTCGCCAACACCCTCATCGCGATCGCCGAGGGTGTCGAGGTGATCCAGACGACCGTGACCGGCATCGGGGAGCGCGCCGGCAACACGCCGATGGAGGAGACGGTGCTCGCCCTGCTCACGATGTACGGGCTCGACACCGGCATCCGCACCGAGCGCTTCTTCGATCTGTCGAAGATGGTGATGGAGATCGCGGGCGTCTCGCAGCCATCGAACCGCCCGGTCGTGGGCGAGCGTCTCTACAACGTGGAGTCGGGCATCATCACGACCTGGGTGCGCAACGTCGGTGACGAGCTGACCGAGAGCTTCCCCTACCGGCCCGAGCTCGTGGGTCAGCCGGCCCCGGTGCTCGTGCTCGGTAAGGGCTCCGGCATCGACTCGGTCGCCGCGGCGCTCGAGCGGCTGGGTTTGTCGGCCACCGACGAGCAGGCCCTCGCGATCCTCGACGAGGTGAAGGCTTGTTCGCTGCAGACGAAGGGCCTGGTCGACGACGAGGCGTTCACCGCGATCGTCGAACGGGTCACCGCTTGA